CGAGAAGTTCCCCGTCTCGTCGAACTGCGACGCGTCGATGTCTGCAAGCGGGAGCGCCGTCGCGAGGAACTCCTCGGCGAGGTCACCACGGAGAGTCACCTTCGCGCCGATCGGGTCGCCCTCGCGGACGTTGAACTCCTGGATGGTGCGCTTTGCGGTCGTGCGGACCGGCGTCTGGCCGGCGATTTCGGCGAGGATGTCCTCGGCGTTCGCCAGCTCGCGGCCACCGCGACCGACGCCCATGTGGACGACGACCTTCTCGACCTGCGGCGTTCGCATCTCGTGGAGGTCACTCACGCTCATGCATCATCACCCGTGAAGTTCTCGTCGATGACGACGACGTAATCTTCGACCGTCTCGAAGCGGCCGTCGTCCTGGTCGACGAGGACGTTGTTCTGTGAGGAACCGGTCGTCACCTGAATCTCGTCGACGGTGCCGATTTCGCCGGCGTGTTCGCCGTCGACGGCCGTGACCAGCGCGCCCTCCTCGTACGAGAAGTGCGCGACGACCGACTTGTCGTCGTTCGAGACGACAATCGAGTCGTTTTGCGTGATGGTGTCGTCGTCGGCAAGCAGCGTCGTTCCGTCGTGGAGCGTGAGCTGCGTGTCGCCGCCGGCGACCTGCTGTTTCTTCACGACCTTGCCGAGCCGCGAGTCCGCGGCGTCGGCGTCGATTTCGGTGAGCGCGAGCCGCCCACCCTCGTCGGGGAACACGCGGTAGTACTCCTCGCGTTCCACGAAGGCGAGAATGTCGAACATGCCGATCGGGCGCTGTTCGTCGCTCAGCGCCTTCCCGTTCACGAGGACGGAGTCCTGTTCGAGGGCGTAGCGCGCCTCCTTCTTCGAGTCGACGTAGCCGAGCACGTCGCGCAGAACGATGAGGAGAGGAACTCCCTCTTCACCGTGCGGGCCCGCACCCGCCTTCACCGTGTAGGTCTGCTCCTTGCGCTCGACGGGCCACGAGTTCGGTACCGAGAGTCGTTTCTGGTGTCGCGTCATTCGTTGTCCTCCAGGCGCGCTTCGCGCCGGTCGTCTTCGAGGTCGAGGTCCGTCACGACGAGGTTGGACGCGTCGAGCGGCCGCGGCACTTCTTCGCCGTCGGCCGTCTCCTGGGTCACGTCCTCGACGTGGATGTCGGTCGAGCGGAGGTCGACGTTGACGACCTCGCCTTCCTCGCCGGCGTAGTCGCCGCGCTGGACCTCGACGGTGTCGCCCGCGTTCACG
This portion of the Halosegnis longus genome encodes:
- a CDS encoding 50S ribosomal protein L5; this translates as MSVSDLHEMRTPQVEKVVVHMGVGRGGRELANAEDILAEIAGQTPVRTTAKRTIQEFNVREGDPIGAKVTLRGDLAEEFLATALPLADIDASQFDETGNFSFGVEEHTAFPSQEYDPEIGIYGLDVTVNLVRPGYRVHKRDKASTQIPGSHRLTPEDAVAYLEAEYDVEVNE
- a CDS encoding 30S ribosomal protein S4e, coding for MTRHQKRLSVPNSWPVERKEQTYTVKAGAGPHGEEGVPLLIVLRDVLGYVDSKKEARYALEQDSVLVNGKALSDEQRPIGMFDILAFVEREEYYRVFPDEGGRLALTEIDADAADSRLGKVVKKQQVAGGDTQLTLHDGTTLLADDDTITQNDSIVVSNDDKSVVAHFSYEEGALVTAVDGEHAGEIGTVDEIQVTTGSSQNNVLVDQDDGRFETVEDYVVVIDENFTGDDA
- the rplX gene encoding 50S ribosomal protein L24 encodes the protein MTRQPEKQRSRQRRAPLHEKQKQVRAHLSEDLREEYDQRSVRVNAGDTVEVQRGDYAGEEGEVVNVDLRSTDIHVEDVTQETADGEEVPRPLDASNLVVTDLDLEDDRREARLEDNE